One Desulfonatronovibrio magnus genomic window, AACTGATCTCCAATGTTAACACAAAGTCTGCAGCCATTTTTGAGAATCCGGTGACATTCGTTCCATACAAGATTTAGATTGTTTATATAGTCTTCATAGTTGTCATTAAAACCAATTTGCCCTTCAGAGCCATAATCCTTTAATTGCCAATATGGAGGAGAGGTGATGACAAGATGAACGGATTTGTCTTGTATTTCGTTCATGCGCCGACTATCGCCTTGAATGATTTTGTGTGTTGTTTTCATGAGCACTCCGAAACCAAGTGAGAAAGTTACTTGTTTTGATAATTACTGTAAAATAGCATGCCGTGCAGTTGTCTTAATCTCGCATATTTTTTGGGGTTGTCATTATTTAAGCGATGCTATAGAGTAGTAATTTCTTGAGATGACTGAAAGATGCTAAATTGAGTATCTGAATAGTTTATGTCCGTCTTAGTATTTCTAAGCAGCTTCAAAACAACTGAGCCCCGGGTCCTGGGGGAAGTTTGCTTGTTCAATACAAGGTGGAGGAGCATTGCAGGCGCTGATTGTTAAAAGCCTGCAGGATGCTGTCTCCACTATAACGACAATTACTTGTCCAATCTATTACTCATAATGTTTTTTTTATACAAGGAGATATTTTGTGCAACTACACCACCGATTTATTCAAACAGCTAAGAAGTTTCCTAAGAAGATTGCAGTACATGACATAGCTGCAGAGCGTGAATTGACCTATGAAAGGATGCTCATTGTAAGCCTGATTTTATCCAAGCGTTTTAAGAAGATTAAAACCCAGTATGTAGGCGTGATGGTTCCCACTTCAGCCGGGTGCATGCTGACCAATCTTGGTTTGCTCATGGCGGGTAAAATTCCAGTCATGATCAATTATGCTACAGGAGCGTTGGAAAACTCATTGTACGCTCAGGACAAATGCAGCTTTAAAACCATACTGACCAGTAAAAAGCTTTTGGACAAGCTCGATCTAAAGCCTGTAGAGGGAATGGAATTTCTTGAAGATATTGTAGCCTCTGTCAGTCTGACTGAAAAGATTCCAGCCTTAGTAAAGGCTAAAATGCCTGAAAATATGGTTCATAAAATGGTGCATTCCGGTGATGACGATGAGACAGCTGTTATCTTGTTTACCAGCGGCAGCGAGAAAGAGCCTAAAAGTGTCCAACTCACTCACAAGAATATTGGACACAACTTAGACAGTATTCCCAAGGTTGTGGATGTGGATCATAAAGATGTATTTCTGGCAAGCCTGCCACTGTTTCATGTCTTTGGGCTGACCGCGAACTTCTGGATGCCTCTAACAACAGGTACTTCCATTGTCACCTATCCAAATCCACTGGAATTTAAGGTTGTTTGCAGTCTTGTCAGGGATTACAAAGTTACAATTATGACCGGCACCCCGTCATTTTATCATGGATACCTGAAGAAATCCCAGCCAGGAGATTTTACCTCTGTCAGAGTGGCTCTATCAGGAGCTGATACTCTGGCCCCCCAGATTTATGACGGTTTTCAGGAAAAGCAGGGCATTACATTATTAGATGCATATGGTGCAACAGAAACAAGTCCTGCTATAAGCATCAATACACCGAGCCAGAACAAAAAAGGAAGCGTGGGCAAGCCATTGCCAGGAGTTGAAGTCCGAATTCTAAATGTGGACACTGATGATGAACTTCCTCCAGGTGAGACTGGGAAAATACTGGTCAAGGGCGATATGGTTATGAAAGGTTATCTTGGTGACCTTGAAGAGACAACTATGCGCATTCATAATGGCTGGTATGACACAGGAGATATGGGGTTGTTGGATGAAGACGGATTTTTGTGGCACAAGGGCAGGCTTAAGAGGTTCGTCAAGGTTGGAGGCGAAATGGTTTCCCTGGTTCGAGTGGAGGAAGTACTTTATAAATATGTAGCTGATGAAGTGCTTTGTTGCGTTGTGGGCATTCCCAACCCAACCAAAGGTTCGGATATTGTTGCCGCCATAACTACTGATGATTTCAGCAAGCGCAAGCTCATCAAGCAAATGAGTAAAGATTTACCTGCCATTGCTGTGCCCAAAGAGTTTTATGTTATCAAGGATATACCTGTAATGGGTTCTGGAAAAGTGAACTTTCGTGAGGTTGAGCGTATTTGCAGAAAGATGTCCATTGAAGGGAAATGAGAAGGGATCCAGGGCCTATGGGGTGAAGATTTCAGAAGATAATAGCAGGCTGAAGGGTTTAAAGCTGAAGGCTAAAGGCTGAAGATTTGCAGGCTGAAGGGTTGAAGAAAAGATAGAATGACAATTTTGGAAAAAACAGGAGTCTAATTGGTTAATTTGTGGTAATTAAATTACAATTTTGCGGATTGTTGTCTTGAGATAACTGACTGGTCGCCATAAAAAGCTGCGAAAATATATCAGTATAAACCGATACTTTTATGTAAACTGGATGGGGACTGCTACTTTTGTCTCCGGATAGTTCGGCTGTTTTGCGTTTGAGGTTGAGAAAAGTGCCTGTCACCTGTGGCTTAGTAACTTACCGCCTTAATCACGCTGCAATAATCATGAAAATTTTAAAAACTGACAAGACCAATAATGTCCAAAATCCTAATTTTTCAGCCTTCAGCCTTCAGCCTTC contains:
- a CDS encoding AMP-binding protein gives rise to the protein MQLHHRFIQTAKKFPKKIAVHDIAAERELTYERMLIVSLILSKRFKKIKTQYVGVMVPTSAGCMLTNLGLLMAGKIPVMINYATGALENSLYAQDKCSFKTILTSKKLLDKLDLKPVEGMEFLEDIVASVSLTEKIPALVKAKMPENMVHKMVHSGDDDETAVILFTSGSEKEPKSVQLTHKNIGHNLDSIPKVVDVDHKDVFLASLPLFHVFGLTANFWMPLTTGTSIVTYPNPLEFKVVCSLVRDYKVTIMTGTPSFYHGYLKKSQPGDFTSVRVALSGADTLAPQIYDGFQEKQGITLLDAYGATETSPAISINTPSQNKKGSVGKPLPGVEVRILNVDTDDELPPGETGKILVKGDMVMKGYLGDLEETTMRIHNGWYDTGDMGLLDEDGFLWHKGRLKRFVKVGGEMVSLVRVEEVLYKYVADEVLCCVVGIPNPTKGSDIVAAITTDDFSKRKLIKQMSKDLPAIAVPKEFYVIKDIPVMGSGKVNFREVERICRKMSIEGK